From a region of the Helianthus annuus cultivar XRQ/B chromosome 5, HanXRQr2.0-SUNRISE, whole genome shotgun sequence genome:
- the LOC110941086 gene encoding annexin D2 → MSTISVPAHDISVSDDVEQLRKAFSGWGTNEGLIISILSHRNAAQRKQIRETYTSTYNEDLLKSLDKELSNDFERLVRLWTLDPSERDAYLANEATKRWTKSNQVLVEIACTRSAHDLLLAKQAYHACFKKSIEEDVAYHTTGDFRKLLLPLVGTYRYEGSEVNMTLAKTEAKILHEKITDKCYNDDDLIRILATRSKVQINATLNQYKNQFGKDINKDLKEDTKDEYLSLLRATIKCLTYPEKYFEKVLRLAINKTGTDEGALTRVVATRAEVDMKTIKEEYQRRNSVPLDKAIAKDTRGDYEDMLLALIGCGDA, encoded by the exons ATGTCGACGATCAGCGTTCCGGCACATGATATCTCCGTCTCCGATGACGTCGAACAGCTCCGTAAAGCCTTCTCAG GATGGGGAACAAATGAGGGTTTGATCATTTCGATTTTATCCCACCGAAATGCTGCACAACGCAAGCAAATTCGCGAAACTTATACTTCAACATACAACGAGGATCTCCTTAAATCGCTCGATAAGGAGCTCTCGAATGATTTTGAG CGGCTTGTTCGTCTTTGGACACTTGATCCATCTGAACGCGATGCGTATTTGGCTAACGAAGCTACAAAAAGATGGACCAAAAGCAATCAAGTTCTTGTGGAAATTGCTTGCACGAGATCCGCACATGATTTGCTTCTTGCAAAACAAGCGTATCATGCTTGCTTTAAGAAATCCATCGAAGAAGATGTTGCGTATCACACAACCGGAGACTTCAGGAAG TTGTTGTTGCCGTTAGTGGGAACTTACCGTTATGAAGGAAGTGAAGTGAACATGACTCTTGCAAAGACTGAAGCTAAGATACTCCATGAGAAAATAACTGATAAATGTTACAATGATGATGATCTTATCAGAATCCTTGCTACTAGGAGCAAAGTACAGATCAATGCAACCCTGAATCAATACAAAAACCAGTTTGGAAAAGATATCAATAAG GATTTGAAGGAAGATACAAAGGATGAGTACCTTTCATTGCTAAGAGCAACCATAAAGTGCTTAACATACCCTGAGAAGTACTTCGAGAAGGTATTAAGGTTAGCAATTAACAAAACAGGAACCGACGAGGGTGCACTCACACGCGTAGTTGCAACACGCGCTGAAGTTGACATGAAAACCATAAAAGAAGAATATCAGAGGAGGAACAGTGTCCCTCTAGATAAGGCCATTGCTAAGGACACTAGAGGAGATTATGAAGACATGCTTTTGGCTCTCATTGGATGTGGAGATGCTTAG
- the LOC110943500 gene encoding uncharacterized mitochondrial protein AtMg00810-like, with translation MQGTLFIVQAWTLASLPVDTQTKLGDTSGPLFDDPTTYKSLAGALQYLTFTRPDITYTVQQVCMHMHSPGLAHWNALKRILRYIQGTADFGLHLHASSSLSIRAYTDADWAGCPDTRRSTSGYCVYLGDNLVSWSSKRQSTISRSSAEAEYRGVANVVAEICWLLNLLLELRWPLFKASLIDIPIEKISLVKHLLNLESGDGPRCIFGSGGVCKLVETKDGLVAWLVMIGSDMTIGLELQPAFQVLDEKW, from the exons ATGCAAGGGACATTATTCATCGTGCAGGCATGGACTCTTGCAAGCCTGCCGGTAGACACTCAGACAAAATTGGGTGATACATCTGGCCCCCTCTTTGATGATCCCACCACCTACAAAAGTCTTGCAGGTGCTCTTCAATATCTTACATTCACTCGCCCGGATATCACCTATACGGTTCAACAAGTATGCATGCACATGCACTCTCCTGGTCTCGCTCATTGGAATGCTCTTAAACGTATTCTACGATACATTCAAGGAACTGCTGACTTCGGGCTCCATCTTCATGCATCATCTTCTCTCTCCATTCGTGCCTACACGGATGCGGATTGGGCCGGGTGCCCTGATACTCGAAGATCCACGTCTGGTTATTGTGTTTATTTAGGGGATAACCTGGTTTCCTGGTCCTCTAAGCGCCAGTCTACCATCTCCCGTTCTAGTGCTGAAGCCGAATATCGAGGGGTTGCCAACGTCGTAGCTGAAATATGTTGGCTCCTAAATCTTCTTCTTGAACTTCGATGGCCATTGTTTAAGGCTTCTTTG ATCGATATTCCAATTGAGAAAATCTCTCTTGTGAAACACTTGTTGAATTTGGAGAGTGGTGATGGTCCTCGGTGTATCTTTGGATCCGGTGGAGTGTGCAAGCTAGTTGAGACAAAGGATGGGCTAGTAGCGTGGTTGGTTATGATTGGGTCTGATATGACTATCGGGTTGGAGCTTCAGCCAGCCTTTCAGGTACTTGATGAGAAGTGGTGA